A stretch of Podospora bellae-mahoneyi strain CBS 112042 chromosome 5, whole genome shotgun sequence DNA encodes these proteins:
- the NWD5 gene encoding NACHT and WD40-domain containing NOD-like receptor 5 (EggNog:ENOG503Q4J3; COG:S) yields MAWADDPHGECIFWLNGMAGTGKSTISRTVAQSFADQNFLGASFFFKRGEKDRSKAALLFTTIATQLVVKEPSLASYIKDAIEADPYVTSKRLEEQFKKLILKPLENLRGSLDDIKTIVLVIDALDECERDDDIRVIISLLSQAKSLISVRLRAFLTSRPELPIRLGFNKIKGKYQDLVLHEIPKPIIEHDIAVYLDSELTKIRNDYNDLSPGGQQLPHDWPGPQIVQDLVKMAVPLFIFAATVCRFIRDPAWCDPGDQLAKILEYQSGTQQSEIDKLDATYRPVLDRLLVGSEVSKRSLLDEFRMVVGPIVLLAEPLSICSLARLLGIQEKVVIRRLEPLHSVLSVPVSPTSPVRMFHLSFHDFLVDPNKKDTNSFWIDRGATHEIIASRCLELLSDNLKKDICDLRMPGTARADIESSVIDLHLPSDVRYACLYWVYHFQQSSSRISDNHQVYTFLEGHFLHWLEALSLLGKLSTSVGMIRDLQGLLSPGISSTISAFLHDAIRFILSFRQIIDIYPLQTYTSTLIFAPKKSIIRGIFCGYIPEWIPVLPMVDLEWDACLQTFEGHNGWVTAVAFSPDGTTLASTSYDNTVRLWDVATGEHRRTLEGHNRGVTAVAFSPDGATLASGSEDNTVRLWDVATGEHRRTFKGHNGYVTAVAFSPDGTTLASASYDKTVRLWDVATGEHQRTFEGHNSYATAVAFSPDGTTLASGSEDNTLGLWDVATGEYRRTLEGHNLSITAVAFSPDGATLASASYDNTVRLWDVATGEYRRTLEGHNDTVIAVAFPPDGATLASASCDNMVRLWDVATGEHRRTLEGHNSYATAVAFSPDGATLASASYDNTVRLWDVATGECRRTFEGHSDCVTAVAFSPDGTTLASASEDNTVGLWDVATGEHRRTLEGHKGYVRAVAFSPDGATLASASYDNTLRLWDVATGEHRRTLEGHNRAVTAVAFSPDGATLASASYDNTVRLWDVATGEHRRTLEGHNRGVTAVAFSPDGATLASASYDNTVWLWDVSTGEHQRTLEGHSRSNTAVAFSPDGTTLASASYDNTVRLWDVATGEYRRTFEGHSDCVTAVAFSPDGATLASCSDDNTVRLWDVATGEHRRTLMEHGIFKRLSSRIAEDNPEFSK; encoded by the exons ATGGCATGGGCGGACGATCCGCACGGCGAATGCATCTTCTGGCTAAACGGCATGGCAGGAACTGGGAAGTCCACCATATCACGTACAGTCGCGCAATCGTTTGCGGACCAAAATTTTCTCGGtgccagcttcttctttaAGAGAGGCGAGAAAGACCGGAGCAAGGCCGCCCTGCTGTTTACAACCATTGCGACTCAGCTTGTTGTCAAAGAGCCTAGTTTGGCATCGTATATCAAGGATGCTATTGAGGCTGACCCTTACGTCACGAGCAAaaggttggaggagcagtTTAAGAAGCTGATCCTAAAGCCGTTGGAAAACCTAAGGGGCAGTTTGGACGACATTAAGACAATTGTCCTGGTGATTGATGCCCTTGATGAGTGCGAACGGGACGATGATATCAGGGTTATTATTTCCCTGTTGTCACAAGCAAAGAGTCTGATTTCCGTACGGCTAAGAGCTTTCCTTACAAGCCGGCCTGAGTTGCCAATCCGACTTGGCTTCAATAAGATCAAGGGAAAATACCAGGATCTAGTCTTGCATGAAATCCCAAAGCCAATTATCGAGCACGATATCGCTGTATATCTGGACTCTGAGCTTACAAAAATCCGAAACGACTACAATGATCTGTCTCCTGGTGGGCAGCAGCTTCCGCACGATTGGCCTGGTCCCCAGATTGTCCAAGACTTGGTCAAGATGGCCGTTCCCCTCTTTATCTTTGCAGCTACTGTTTGCCGTTTTATCCGGGACCCAGCATGGTGTGATCCCGGTGATCAATTAGCAAAGATCCTGGAATATCAGTCAGGAACACAGCAATCCGAGATCGACAAGCTAGACGCAACATATCGCCCAGTCCTTGATCGGTTGCTTGTCGGTTCCGAGGTATCTAAGAGATCCCTTCTTGATGAATTCCGGATGGTCGTGGGCCCGATTGTGCTCTTAGCCGAACCACTCTCGATATGCTCTTTAGCCCGACTTCTTGGTATACAAGAGAAGGTTGTTATTCGCAGACTTGAACCACTTCACTCCGTCCTTAGCGTACCGGTCTCTCCTACATCCCCGGTTAGGATGTTTCATTTGTCATTCCATGACTTTCTCGTTGATCCCAACAAAAAGGACACCAACTCGTTCTGGATAGACAGGGGTGCCACCCACGAAATAATTGCGAGTAGATGCTTGGAGCTTCTTTCTGATAACTTGAAGAAGGACATCTGCGATCTGAGAATGCCTGGAACAGCTCGTGCCGACATTGAGTCGTCAGTCATCGACTTACATTTGCCATCAGATGTCCGGTATGCGTGCCTATATTGGGTCTATCACTTTCAGCAAAGCAGTTCTCGTATAAGCGATAACCATCAAGTATATACCTTCCTCGAAGGTCATTTCCTCCACTGGCTGGAAGCGCTAAGTCTCCTTGGGAAACTATCTACAAGTGTTGGAATGATTAGGGATTTACAGGGTCTCCTTAGT CCCGGTATTAGTTCCACGATCTCCGCGTTTTTACACGATGCAATACGATTTATTCTTAGCTTCCGCCAGATTATCGACATTTACCCCCTTCAGACTTATACTTCCACACTTATTTTTGCGCCAAAGAAAAGCATAATCAGGGGAATATTCTGTGGCTATATTCCTGAATGGATCCCAGTATTGCCAATGGTTGACTTGGAGTGGGACGCGTGTCTGCAGACCTTTGAAGGACATAACGGTTGGGTTAcagcggtagcgttctcgccggatggTACCACACTGGCGTCAACTTCATACGATAACACGGTACGGCTCTGGGATGTGGCTACCGGCGAGCACCGGCGGACCCTTGAGGGACATAACCGTGGTGTTAcagcggtagcgttctcgccggatggTGCTACACTGGCGTCAGGTTCAGAGGATAACACAGTACGGCTCTGGGATGTGGCTACCGGCGAGCACCGGCGGACCTTCAAGGGACATAACGGTTATGTTAcagcggtagcgttctcgccggacggTACCACACTAGCGTCAGCTTCATACGATAAAACGGTACGGCTCTGGGATGTGGCTACCGGCGAGCACCAGCGGACCTTCGAGGGACATAACAGTTATGCTACAGCGGTAGCATTCTCGCCGGACGGTACCACACTAGCGTCAGGTTCAGAGGATAACACGTTAGGGCTTTGGGATGTGGCTACCGGCGAGTACCGGCGGACCCTTGAGGGACATAACCTTTCTATTACggcggtagcgttctcgccggatggTGCCACactggcgtcagcttcatACGATAACACGGTACGGCTCTGGGATGTGGCGACCGGCGAGTACCGGCGGACCCTTGAGGGACATAACGACACTGTTATAGCGGTAGCGTTCCCGCCAGATGGTGCCACactggcgtcagcttcatGCGATAACATGGTACGGCTCTGGGATGTGGCTACCGGCGAGCACCGGCGGACCCTTGAGGGACATAACAGTTATGCTACggcggtagcgttctcgccggatggTGCCACactggcgtcagcttcatACGATAACACGGTACGGCTCTGGGATGTGGCGACCGGCGAGTGCCGGCGGACCTTCGAGGGGCATAGCGATTGTGTTAcagcggtagcgttctcgccggacggTACTACACTAGCGTCAGCTTCAGAGGATAACACGGTAGGGCTTTGGGATGTGGCTACCGGCGAGCACCGGCGGACCCTTGAGGGACATAAAGGTTATGTTAGagcggtagcgttctcgccggatggTGCTACactggcgtcagcttcatACGATAACACGCTACGGCTCTGGGATGTGGCTACCGGCGAGCACCGGCGGACCCTTGAGGGACATAACCGTGCTGTTAcagcggtagcgttctcgccggatggTGCTACactggcgtcagcttcatACGATAACACGGTACGGCTCTGGGATGTGGCTACCGGCGAGCACCGGCGGACCCTTGAGGGACATAACCGTGGTGTTAcagcggtagcgttctcACCGGATGGTGCTACactggcgtcagcttcatACGATAACACGGTATGGCTCTGGGATGTGTCTACCGGCGAGCACCAGCGGACCCTTGAGGGACATAGCCGTTCTAATACggcggtagcgttctcgccggacggTACCACactggcgtcagcttcatACGATAACACGGTACGGCTCTGGGATGTGGCTACCGGCGAGTACCGGCGGACCTTCGAGGGGCATAGCGATTGTGTTAcagcggtagcgttctcgccaGACGGTGCCACACTAGCGTCATGTTCAGACGATAACACGGTACGGCTCTGGGATGTGGCTACCGGCGAGCACCGGCGGACCCTCATGGAGCATGGCATTTTTAAACGTCTATC ATCGCGGATTGCTGAAGATAACCCCGAGTTCAGCAAATAA
- a CDS encoding hypothetical protein (EggNog:ENOG503P0BR), with product MNYEKGSYRDFVRSRCQTNPCVTGLADYLRCGPGAASTIVTLDYSRDGQSVPNPLTVSEVDLAKLMGATSTTAGRIVLVENIQPHLVCLLGEIFDVDPIFFAGHVTTDFKDIENAPPPPSLALFPSQIAENGYLHLHYQQVLDLGSADLFTSSYSLKSDSDVPRNVRLLPHLSGRQIALARACCSILVKKIKGIWICLILVDPPVNMVLETLGLGGRKSYPSMMLHGGFEEFKQPTSFASFGSTTSDRLPDKKSMLSNLLRYFRHQPPGFMITEPSILSLGYYPIRIVLAEWNLYMLLMSRYLKYYEYTLHDIENRLHDSDIIDLQRWRRRNMQSRHKLNLLSEFIDYWLQQESKKQPWDFILKDIKHVSSQLEHYSRSLEHMVPVATSMVQLFDSRRSIQEAANVSRLTFIALVFVPLSWVASLFSMSEDYSPGHKSFWVYFATALPVMILVLLLSTVQGDRLKGKLKRIWVVLRR from the exons atgaactACGAAAAAGGATCATACAGAGATTTTGTCCGATCTCGATGCCAAACCAACCCTTGCGTCACTGGATTAGCCGATTATTTGAGATGTGGGCCTGGAGCTGCCAGTACCATCGTTACTCTCGACTACTCCCGGGACGGACAATCGGTACCGAATCCTCTAACGGTATCCGAGGTTGATCTGGCCAAGCTGATGGGTGCGACCTCTACAACCGCTGGCCGGATTGTGCTCGTTGAGAACATCCAACCCCATTTGGTCTGTTTGCTCGGCGAGATTTTTGATGTGGATCCAATCTTCTTTGCCGGCCACGTCACCACCGACTTCAAAGACATCGAGAatgcaccacctcctccttcacttGCGTTGTTTCCATCCCAGATTGCTGAAAATGGctatctccatctccactaTCAGCAGGTATTGGACCTGGGAAGCGCAGACTTGTTTACATCTTCGTACAGTCTGAAATCGGACTCCGACGTTCCTCGAAATGTCAGACTTCTACCGCATCTATCAGGCCGACAGATTGCTTTGGCTCGAGCGTGCTGTTCTATTCTAGTGAAAAAGATCAAAGGCATATGGATTT GCTTAATCCTGGTGGATCCCCCTGTCAATATGGTTCTTGAGACGTTGGGGTTAGGCGGCCGAAAGTCATATCCAAGTATGATGTTGCATGGAGGATTCGAGGAATTTAAGCAACCGACGTCTTTCGCGTCTTTCGGATCTACCACGAGCGATCGTTTACCAGATAAGAAGTCGATGCTCAGTAACCTGCTCCGCTACTTccgccaccaaccacctGGGTTCATGATAACAGAGCCTAGCATCTTGAGCCTCGGCTACTACCCGATACGTATCGTCTTAGCTGAGTGGAATCTTTACATGCTCCTGATGAGTCGTTACTTGAAATATTATGAATATACTCTGCACGACATCGAGAATCGACTGCACGATAGCGACATTATCGACCTTCAacgttggcggcggcggaacATGCAAAGCCGACACAAACTAAATCTTCTCTCTGAGTTCATCGATTATTGGTTACAACAGGAATCCAAAAAGCAGCCGTGGGATTTTATACTGAAAGATATCAAGCATGTATCGTCACAGCTAGAGCATTACAGCCGCTCGCTCGAGCATATGGTCCCAGTAGCAACGTCGATGGTACAGCTGTTCGACTCACGGCGGTCGATACAAGAGGCTGCCAACGTTAGCCGGCTCACTTTTATTGCGCTGGTGTTTGTGCCGCTGTCTTGGGTCGCCAGCCTTTTCAGCATGTCAGAAGATTACTCTCCAGGACACAAGAGCTTTTGGGTATATTTTGCTACTGCACTGCCAGTTATGATTCTAGTCTTGCTTTTATCAACTGTGCAAGGGGATCGACTGAAGGGAAAATTGAAGAGGATTTGGGTAGTTTTACGACGGTAA
- a CDS encoding hypothetical protein (COG:S; EggNog:ENOG503PCJK) has protein sequence MTISCGTQSRKVHQAIVCPACPLFEKALAGDWKEAQDNTIDMSTHAPWMIDRLVEFIYTGEYSTCQHTTKGDGDVNCDDHSCSTLLTKDQFLHGFDQTDLPTAFTTPDTSERLTSSGYPNRRLSPDRIREGFWISPQVYILCGIQRLCTFAAVRFHEFGSLLSHPD, from the exons ATGACCATCTCCTGTGGCACCCAAAGCAGGAAGGTGCACCAAGCAATCGTCTGTCCCGCTTGTCCACTGTTTGAAAAGGCGTTGGCTGGAGACTGGAAG GAAGCACAAgacaacaccatcgacaTGTCGACTCACGCCCCCTGGATGATTGACCGTCTCGTGGAGTTCATCTACACTGGAGAATATTCAACCTGTCAACACACGACCAAAGGGGACGGTGATGTCAATTGCGATGACCATAGCTGCTCCACGCTCCTCACAAAGGACCAATTCCTCCATGGTTTTGATCAGACCGATCTGCCCACTGCTTTCACGACTCCCGACACCAGTGAGCGTCTCACGAGTTCGGGTTATCCTAATCGTAGACTTTCCCCAGACCGTATCAGAGAGGGCTTTTGGATCTCACCGCAGGTGTATATCCTGTGTGGAATCCAAAGGCTTTGTACCTTTGCCGCAGTCCGCTTTCATGAGTTCGGCTCTCTTCTCTCACACCCAGACTGA
- the lcc1 gene encoding laccase, multicopper oxidase, benzenediol:oxygen oxidorectuctase (CAZy:AA1; EggNog:ENOG503NVU0; COG:Q) has translation MMKSFFSAAALLLGLVAPSAVLAAPSLPGVPREVTRDLLRPVEERQSSCHTAANRACWAPGFDINTDYEVSTPNTGVTRTYTLTLTEVDNWLGPDGVVKQKVMLVNGDIFGPTITANWGDWIQVNVINNLRTNGTSIHWHGLHQKGTNMHDGANGVTECPIPPKGGSRIYRFRAQQYGTSWYHSHFSAQYGNGVVGTIVVNGPASLPYDIDLGVFPITDYYHKPADVLVEETMNGGPPPSDTVLFKGHGKNPQTGAGKFANVTLTPGKRHRLRIINTSTHDHFQLKLQNHTMTIIAADMVPVQAQTVDSLFLAVGQRYDVTIDANQSVGNYWFNATFGGGLACGASLNPHPAAVFRYQGAPNTLPTYIGTPAADANCMDLNNLTPVVSRSVPTSGFTPRPNNTLPVSLTLGGTPLFVWKVNGSSINVDWDKPIVDYVIAQNTSYPPQANVITVNSVNQWTYWLIENDPTGPFSIPHPMHLHGHDFLVVGRSPDQPAGVPQTRYRFNPATDMALLKSSNPVRRDVAMLPANGWLLIAFKSDNPGAWLFHCHIAWHVSGGLSVQYLERPDDLRNGFSQADKNQHNNNCNAWRAYWPTNPYPKIDSGLKVKKWVGEHPDWYIKN, from the exons ATGATGAAGTCTTTCTTCAGCGCCGCGGCGCTCCTGCTTGGCCTCGTCGCTCCCAGCGCCGTCCTAGCCGCACCTTCTCTCCCGGGCGTGCCCCGCGAGGTCACTCGTGATCTTCTTCGTCCCGTCGAAGAGAGGCAGTCTTCGTGCCACACTGCCGCCAACCGTGCTTGCTGGGCCCCTGGTTTTGATATCAACACGGACTACGAAGTCAGCACTCCCAACACCGGAGTCACACGCACC TATACTCTGACCTTGACCGAAGTTGACAACTGGCTCGGTCCTGATGGCGTGGTTAAGCAGAAGGTCATGCTTGTCAATGGTGACATCTTTG GGCCTACCATTACTGCTAATTGGGGTGATTGGATTCAAGTCAATGTCATCAACAATCTCAGGACTAATGG CACCTCTATTCATTGGCACGGCCTCCACCAGAAAGGAACAAACATGCACGATGGTGCCAACGGTGTCACCGAATGCCCTATCCCGCCCAAGGGAGGCAGCCGCATCTACAGGTTCCGCGCTCAGCAATATGGCACCAGTTGGTACCACTCGCATTTCTCGGCCCAATACGGCAACGGCGTCGTTGGCACCATCGTGGTCAATGGTCCTGCTTCGCTTCCCTACGATATTGATCTTGGTGTCTTCCCCATTACCGACTACTACCACAAGCCGGCTGATGTTCTGGTCGAGGAAACCATGAATGGCGGTCCCCCTCCCAGTGACACTGTTCTCTTCAAAGGGCACGGAAAGAATCCCCAGACCGGCGCTGGTAAATTTGCCAATGTCACGCTCACCCCCGGCAAGCGTCATCGTCtccgcatcatcaacacctcgACCCACGATCACTTCCAGCTGAAGCTCCAGAATCACACCATGACCATCATTGCCGCCGACATGGTTCCCGTTCAGGCCCAGACTGTCGACAGTCTCTTCCTTGCCGTTGGTCAGCGCTACGATGTCACTATTGACGCCAACCAGAGTGTTGGGAACTACTGGTTCAACGCCACCTTTGGCGGCGGTCTTGCCTGCGGTGCTTCGCTCAATCCTCACCCGGCTGCGGTCTTCCGCTACCAGGGAGCTCCCAACACTCTCCCGACCTACATTGGCActcctgctgctgatgcCAACTGCATGGACCTCAACAACTTGACACCTGTTGTCTCCCGCAGCGTTCCTACTAGTGGCTTCACTCCCCGCCCTAACAACACTCTGCCCGTCTCCTTGACCCTCGGCGGCACACCCCTCTTTGTCTGGAAGGTCAATGGCAGCTCCATTAATGTCGACTGGGACAAACCGATTGTTGACTACGTCATTGCCCAAAACACCAGCTATCCTCCTCAAGCCAACGTCATCACCGTCAACAGCGTCAACCAATGGACTTACTGGCTCATCGAGAACGATCCTACCGGCCCCTTCAGCATTCCGCACCCGATGCATCTTCACGGTCATGatttcctcgtcgtcggccgCTCCCCCGACCAACCGGCCGGTGTTCCTCAGACACGCTACCGCTTCAATCCCGCCACTGACATGGCCCTGCTCAAGAGCTCCAACCCGGTCCGTCGCGACGTCGCCATGCTTCCCGCCAACGGATGGCTGCTTATCGCCTTCAAGTCTGACAACCCCGGTGCTTGGCTTTTCCACTGCCACATTGCCTGGCACGTGTCTGGCGGTTTGTCGGTGCAGTATCTCGAGCGCCCCGATGACTTGCGCAACGGTTTCAGCCAGGCGGACAAGAAccagcacaacaacaactgcAATGCCTGGAGGGCATACTGGCCTACTAACCCCTACCCCAAGATCGATTCGGGGTTGAAGGTCAAGAAGTGGGTTGGTGAGCATCCTGATTGGTATATCAAGAACTAA
- a CDS encoding hypothetical protein (EggNog:ENOG503PMXF) — MSNMARNRVIPAVIASGLFGGLLYSTAGGSNQPRPRARHDAAATNLNVSESLESIAGTGGKHARKQSDIPSDIDPKSTRIASHNPTAHAKRSPSKTLDLGDGSEASQLPKNVGPHRDL, encoded by the coding sequence ATGTCCAACATGGCCCGCAACCGCGTCATCCCCGCCGTCATCGCCTCCGGCCTCTTCGGCGGACTCCTCTACTCAACAGCCGGCGGCTCTAATCAGCCTCGCCCCCGCGCCCGCCACGATgcagcagccaccaacctcaatgTCTCTGAGTCCCTCGAGTCCATCGCCGGCACGGGCGGTAAGCACGCCCGCAAGCAGTCTGACATACCCTCCGATATCGACCCCAAGAGCACTCGCATCGCGAGCCACAACCCAACCGCCCACGCCAAGCGGTCGCCCTCCAAGACGCTCGACCTCGGGGACGGAAGTGAGGCCAGCCAGCTGCCCAAGAATGTCGGGCCTCACCGGGATCTTTGA
- a CDS encoding hypothetical protein (EggNog:ENOG503NXE9; COG:S), with translation MYTATFVAAAAALLSHVEALNILITNADGFGTASVRELYRQMTSIGHNCYVVASVAAQTGAGLHAEFTTNPRLDADGDWGLVKAGAPSLGTDPTDNHIWYYNGTATAQVLVALDYIYPTISRLEAPDLVISGPNSGSNSGAFLETLSGAMAATYVAIERGIPAMAFWTGNEATVYSSLNTSTKAGLQDPATINARLASNLVQAFISKANGDRVLPEGYGVTVDLPYITSETSDECTNPPFVLTRATQDVGVKVAYNHKSGVFNRMHTDTGYKQFEATNTVSTVAPKCLSAVTVFSLDYDASHRRQCFNLADVTAIIPVLVHSNGTTPLTGGLGANASIAGNSSSQPPTPVEAPPPSGQTAVTSIATLAQGSVNLLVLGFVVGMTLL, from the exons ATGTACACCGCCACCTTTGTTGCagccgctgctgctctgcTTTCTCACGTGGAGGCCTTGAACATCCTTATCACG AACGCTGACGGATTTGGAACCGCCAGCGTTCGCGAACTCTACCGCCAAATGACTTCCATCGGCCACAATTGTTACGTCGTTGCCTCTGTTGCTGCCCAGACGGGTGCTGGTCTCCATGCAGAAttcacaaccaacccccgaCTGGACGCCGATGGAGATTGGG GTCTCGTGAAAGCTGGCGCACCGTCCCTTGGAACTGATCCGACCGACAACCACATATGGTATTACAATGGCACAGCGACAGCGCAGGTGCTGGTGGCATTGGACTACATATATCCTACCATTTCTCGGCTCGAAGCCCCCGACCTCGTCATCTCGGGTCCCAATTCTGGGTCAAACTCAGGTGCTTTCCTCGAAACTTTGTCTGGGGCCATGGCCGCAACTTACGTTGCTATTGAGCGTGGAATCCCCGCCATGGCATTCTGGACTGGCAACGAAGCCACCGTCTATTCGTCACTCAACACTAGCACCAAAGCTGGGCTCCAGGATCCCGCCACCATCAATGCTCGCCTTGCCTCTAACCTTGTGCAAGCTTTCATCAGCAAGGCAAACGGAGATCGAGTGCTTCCCGAGGGATACGGTGTGACTGTCGACTTGCCCTACATCACATCCGAGACAAGCGACGAATGCACGAACCCCCCTTTTGTTCTGACGCGGGCCACCCAGGACGTGGGAGTTAAAGTTGCGTACAACCACAAGAGCGGCGTCTTCAACCGCATGCACACCGATACTGGCTATAAGCAGTTTGAGGCTACCAACACGGTAAGCACCGTTGCGCCCAAGTGCCTTAGTGCTGTTACTGTCTTTTCCCTTGATTACGACGCCAGCCACCGGAGGCAGTGCTTCAACCTGGCAGATGTGACGGCAATCATTCCTGTCTTGGTACACTCCAATGGCACGACACCACTCACGGGAGGATTGGGGGCCAATGCTTCAATCGCGGGCAATAGTAGCTCGCAACCACCAACTCCTGTGGAggccccaccaccatcgggACAAACTGCTGTTACTAGCATCGCGACACTGGCTCAAGGGTCTGTCAATTTGTTGGTTCTTGGTTTTGTGGTCGGGATGACGCTGTTGTAA
- a CDS encoding hypothetical protein (EggNog:ENOG503PEDC) has product MYAKTLLVALFAASTASAAAVGARQNQNGNNGANAAPDFGLCNPSIDFVLGRPGRQADEGTFLPVDPLVAEGQQEALNPNIITNRVCDQLTNVCEANDAAKALCEQAKAQVQALGTKDATTADAFNSALGF; this is encoded by the coding sequence ATGTACGCCAAGACTCTCCTCGTTGCTTTGTTCGCGGCCTCAACCGCATccgctgccgctgttggCGCTCGCCAGAACCAGAATGGCAATAACGGCGCCAATGCGGCCCCCGACTTTGGGCTTTGCAACCCCAGTATCGACTTCGTCCTCGGTCGCCCCGGTCGTCAGGCGGATGAGGGAACTTTCTTGCCTGTCGATCCTCTTGTGGCTGAAGGCCAGCAGGAGGCGCTGAACCCgaacatcatcaccaacagggTCTGCGATCAGCTCACCAACGTTTGCGAGGCAAATGATGCGGCCAAAGCTTTGTGTGAACAGGCGAAAGCCCAAGTTCAGGCCTTGGGAACCAAGGATGCCACGACTGCGGATGCATTCAACTCTGCTCTGGGATTCTAA